Below is a genomic region from Neisseria zoodegmatis.
AGCTTTTGCGCAACAAGGGGTTAATGTAATCGGCGTAGATGTTAACCAACGCGCTGTAGACACAATTAATCAAGGCAAAATTCATATTGTAGAGCCGGATTTAGATATTGCCGTACACGAGTGCGTAACAAAAGGAACATTAAAAGCAACAATGGTTCCGGAACCTGCAGATGCTTTTTTAATCGCCGTTCCAACTCCATTTAAAGGCTCAAATTACGAACCCGACCTCAGCTATATTGAAGCAGCCAGCAAAGCCATTGCTCCGGTACTGAAAAAAGGCGATCTCGTTATTCTCGAATCAACGTCCCCAGTGGGAGCAACAGAGCAAATGTCCGAATGGCTGGCAGAAGCCCGTCCTGATTTAAGCTTCCCTCAACAAGCCGGAGAAAACTCAGATATCCGCGTCGCTCATTGCCCCGAAAGAGTGCTACCAGGCCAAGTAATGCGAGAACTCATCGAAAATGACCGTATCATTGGCGGCATTACACCCAAATGCTCTGAACAGGCCGTTTCCTTATATAAAATTTTTGTCAAAGGCGATTGCATCATTACCAATGCCCGCACTGCAGAGATGTGCAAGCTCACCGAAAATTCTTTCAGAGACGTTAACATTGCTTTTGCCAATGAGCTTTCTATTATTTGCGATAAGCTAGACATCAATGTATGGGAATTGATTAACCTTGCCAACCGACATCCCCGTGTCAATATTTTACAACCGGGATGTGGCGTAGGCGGACACTGTATTGCCGTTGATCCATGGTTTATTGTCAATAAAACACCTGATTTAGCTAAATTGATTCACATGGCTCGCTTAGTGAATGATGGAAAACCCGAATGGGTCATCAATAAAGTAAACGATGCCGTGATTGAAGCCTTGCAAAAAAATCCTAATAAAACCCTAGGGGACATTAAAATTGCCTGCTTAGGTCTAGCATTTAAGCCTGATATTGATGACTTGCGTGAAAGCCCTGCGTTAAAAATCACCGAACAACTTGCAGAAAAATATCCAAATCAAATTACAGCTGTTGAACCAAACATTGAAGCGTTGCCAGAACAATTAGCCACTATAAATATTAAACTTTCATCTTTACAACAAGCTTTAGAAGCTGCAGATGTGTTGGTAGTGCTGGTTGATCATAAAGAGTTTAAAGAAATCCAGGCGGTCTCAATAAATGCGGTTTTAGTGGATACCAAAGGTATTTGGTAATCTCCCTTACTTCTTAGCATGCAAAAGCGATGTTCTATACTTAAGAATATTGCTTTAAGTCATATTAAATTTAGATTTAAAACAAAGATATGAATATATTGATTTTTGGTAGCTGTGTAACAAGAGATGCTTTTACCTTTGATAAGGCGGATGCATTTAAACTCGTTCGATATTTTGCACGCAGCTCGTTGGCAACCGCATTTAACTCTGTCAAAGTTGAAGATAGTTACACAGAACAATTGAAATCACCATTTCAACGAAAAATTGTACATGCTGATTTTTGCAAAGAGTTTACCAATGAGCTTGTCGATAAACAATATGATTATCTGATTTTAGATTTTATAGACGACAGATATGATTTATTTAAATTTTCCGATGGTGGTAAGGTTTTATTGACTGCTGAATTAAAACAAACCGACTTTCTTAAAAGAAACCAAGACAAAGGCCGAATTGTTTCCGGTTGGTCAGAAGAATGGTTTCAAGAATGGCAAAAGGGCTGCTTGCAATTTATTAAAAAAGCTCAAGAACACAACTTATTGCCAAAAATCTTACTCAACAAAGTATATTGGACCCCCCAACTTACCAACGGGGAAATATTTTATGACGAAACGAAAGTGATACAAGCGAACAACTTCCTTGAGCGACAGTATGGCTTTATTGAGAAGTTTTTAAACCACAATAATACCTTAAATTATACCTCTGATGTACTTTATGCGAATAAAGGACACATGTGGGGACTAAGTCCATTTCATTATATAGACGAGCTTTACCTGCTTATGCTAGATCAACTGAAAGATGACTCATTGCGCGCAGAAATCCGCAATGAGCGTATTTCAGCATCAAGCGGAGTAGAAGTTGTAGCGAATACATTAACCAATCAACCTCTTTCAAATATGAAACAAAGTTTTTCAAACGAGCTTCATACCATTAAAGAGCAGTTATCCTACATCCGTAAAAATTCCCGCCAGCAATTGCAGCTAACTCAACAATTGCAGGATAAAAGCACTCAATATGAGCAAACCATTCATGAACTGACTAAAAATCTGGAAAAGGTAAAAGCAGAGTTGAATGCAGCAAACCAAAAAATTCAACAAACCAAACAACAGTTAGAAAATACGCTTTCGTTTAAGCTAGGTTACACCTTAATTCATTCAACCAAATCATTTGGCAATTTTATCTCCTTACCAGGTGATTTAATTAAGTTAATGAGCTATGCCAAATCCAAAAAAGAAAATAAAAACTTACCTTCCATAAAAAAAGCTGTTAAATCAAACTCTTTCCCTAAAGTTGACAGTCAATTTAAAAAGCAGTACGGCATTAGGTTTATTTCAATTTTGGATGAAATATCTCATACCTCGTTTGAAAGTGAATTTCAGCTTTTCCAATTGAACAAAACCACCTTTGAAGCACAAATCAAAGGCTCTTCATCTTCGGGCTTTTTAATTGAAAGCTGCTGGAAAGGCAATTTTGGTGCTTGGGAATACGCCTTTACTTCTCCCAACTTGCAACACCAAAACGCCCAAAATTTATTGAAAGCCTTAGATATCGCAAAAGAACGTAACTTCCCAATAGTCTTTTGGAATAAAGAAGATCCAATGCACTACGAGAAGTTTTTACCCATTGCATCAAAATGTGATGTGATATTCACAACCGACAGCAATAAGGTCAAAGATTATCAACGCGATGTACCGAATGCCAAAGTGGATACTCTGCTTTTTGCTGCCAATATCAACATCTGCAACCCTGCCAACCGTTTCCGTAAAGAGCATGAAAATATCTGCTTTGCCGGATCTTATTACGGTGTAGGCCATGACGATCGCAAAAAACAAATGGATGCCTTATTGCCTACTATTATCAAATTTCAAGGAGCCATTTACGACCGAATGTCTCAAACCGGCAACGAACGTTATGCCTATCCTCGTAAATACCGTAAATTTATACGTCCGGCTGTTCCATTCAGAGAAATTGTAGATATTTACAAACAGTTTAAAATCTTTTTGAATGTAAATACCATCACTGATTCTCCAACAATGATGTCCCGTCGTGTTTATGAATTGCTGGCATGCGGCACCCCAGTGATTTCCACACCATCTATGGCTATTGATGAGCAGTTTAAAGGCATTGTCCAAGTAGCCAAAAATGCCAAAGAAGCTAATAAAATTGCCAAAAGATTGCTGGAAAATGAATGGGAATGGCTAAGGATTTCACATCTTGGCTATCGCGAAATTATGCTCAAGCATACTTATGAGCACCGTGCTGTTCAAATTGCCAATTCATTGGGAAAAAATATTCAGCAGGAGAAACCTTTAGCCAGTATTGTAGTCGCATCAAACCGCCCTCACTTTATCGACAGGATTGTTCAAAACCTTAGCCAACAGGTTTATCCCAATGTAGAAGTTATTGTGATTGCTCAGAAATATACTGATGAGCAATTAGCTGAATTGGAACGTAAACTGAATAATAGCGGAAAAACATTTAAATCCATTCAGATAGTGCGTAACGACTCGGAAGATACATTGGGCAAACGCCTTAATCAGGGAATTTCACTATCAAAAGGCGAATATATTGCCAAGTTTGACGATGATGACTTTTACTTCCCCAGTTACCTACAAGATATGCTCATACCTTTTAAATTTGGCGACTATGGTATTGTGGGTAAAAAAGAAATCTTTATTTATCTAGAGGGTCAAAACAAAACCTTTGTCCGTTACAAAGGACAACGCCATATGGAAACCGATTTTCTAACAGGTGCAACCCTAGTATTTTCAAGAAAAGCCCTAGCACAGCTTTCTTTCGGTGATTTAAATCGGGGAGAAGACTCAAATATTCTCGAGCAAGCCAAAAAATTAAAAATTAAAACATATGTTGCAGACCCGTTTAACTTTGTTGTTTATCGCTCCAAAGAGCTGTCTAACCATACTTGGCAGGTAGAAGATAAATTTTTCACTGATAAGGGTGTATTTATAGGAGAAGGTTTGGCTGAGGATACAGTTAAACTATAGTGACATATATATTCCATGAAATATACATAAATTTATTATTTTATTACTGTGCGACTTAATTAATATGACACAATCAAACCCTTACGAGCCATCTATACATAATTTTCTTTATATTCAACGACCTATTGTCGAAGAAAATACTGTATTTTTTGAATGGAACCTTGATTACGATGAGCAAAAATCAGTAAACAATATATATATTGATTATTGCGATTTGGATATTTCATTGGTTCCATTGCAAGTCCACTATAATACAATTATCGGATTACTTTTAAACAAGTTAAGAAGCTCTGCTATTCCCACTATCGTAGTAACCCAAGATACCATACTAGAAGATATTGCTAAATTTTGGGTGTCTTACCACAACCTGAAAAATGTTTATTTTTCCAATACTGAAAATGCTTTTTTAAGCAAATATCATATTTCTTCTTCGGAAGGTTCTGTCGGTATCTTATATGGCGGAGGGAAAGATTCTTATTGTGCTCTTGATATTTTGAGTAAAAATACCAAAATCAAACAAGTCAATTTAATCTCATTCGTTATCCCTGATACACATGTAAATATTCAGCAGTTGGAAGAACGCAGGGATAATTTGATTCTTAGCCCCATATCCAATCAATACAATATTAATGTTTTTAAAATAAAAACCAATGCCCGTGCTGTTATTAAAGGCTACCATTTAGAATTGTATTTTGCACCTCTTGGCGTATTGGCTTGGTTAAATTTATTTGAATACATTACGTTTAGCTATGAATACTGTCATTACTTTGTTCCTTTGAGCAAAGGTATGGGATTCGGTTTTGAACGCTCTCAGGTAGCCCACATTCAGAATATCAGCAACTTCTATTCATACCTGTTTTCACACCAGCCAGTAACCATCTTTAATGCCAACCAGCATCTATCCGAGCTTTCCGGTTTTGGCTATTTGTCAAAAAATAATGCCGATTTTTATAAAACGCTCGTAATGTGTGAGTCTACTGTTGATGTCAACCAAAAATGGTGCTGCTCCTGTACCAAATGTGCAGAATTTGTTTTATTTTCGGAGTTTTATAATTTAGGACAATCCGATATTGATATAAATTGGTTTTTCAGTGAATCTTCATGGATAAACAAAGTCATTGACGAATTAAAACAATCGGAGAAAAAAGGTCCTTTCTTCAAAGGATTAACTTTTACACTTCATTTTGATTCATTCAAATTTGTGATTACCAAATTGAAAGACAGAGGCTTTGCTTTCCAAAACCGCAAAGCACAAAACAACTTTGATTTATTGGTTGAGCATTATTACGATAGGAGTATTCGCTCTGAAGATTGCTTTTATACCGACATATTAAATCAGGTTTATCCACCAAGCCTAAAGCAAGAAACATTTGCCCTGCTTAAGGCTGTATTGCCTGATTCGTTGGCTCCCAACAAAAAATCTTCAGGAATGGGCACACTTAGCTTTAACGCTGATTTACAGCCGGAAATTTACCAAGGCAACGTTAAAATTTCATCGGCTGATTTTTATACCGCATTAACGAATAAAAACCGGTTTCCCAAGCTCAATAACGACCCGTTGAATGCTTATATACAAAATTATAAAGTTAAAACTTTAGGTACTTTAGCTAAAGCCAATTTATCCGTTGACGTTCATGCTTCTTACTGCGATGTGTGGATTGATAAAAACCCTCCAATGAAAGACGAAGGATATGAAATATCATTAACAATACCGGTAGCCAAATCATTTAATTACTGTAGATTCAGGATAGAAATACCCCATCTAAGTGCCGAATTGGATAGCAGGTTTTCTTTTTCTGTAACTGTAAACGGTAAAACCAAGCCGGTTTCTTTGGCTGAACATAGAAATGTAATTTGCCAATTTGCGATAGAGAATGCCGGCAAAACAAACGGCTTTATTTCCATTCAGTTTTCAGTACAGGCAGTGCGGAATTTAGAGCCGTGGAGATGGGGTGCTGCGAGCAGGATAATATTGAGTGATATAAAGTTATATGAAACCCAAATATTATTAGATTATGAACATGATAAATTTATTTGTAACTTAAACTCATAAATTAATGAAAATATATTTAATTAGTGATGGATTAACTCAAAAATCCTTATCACTAGAACAAACTGAAATCAGCTTTAATTGGTTTTATCTTAACCATCTCAAACAATCGTTTTTATTGGTTGAATCCGCTTGGCTCGGCTATAAAAATCGGTGGAAATACAAAATCGCATCATATCCTGACGATCCCAACCGTACTAACAAAAAGTTAGTGCAGTTAGTTCAGACGGCCAAAGACAAGGGGATCCCAACTGTTTTTTGGAATAAAGAAGACTCGATTCATTTTGACCGCTTTATTGATTCTGCCAAACATTTCGACCATATTTTTACCGTAGATCAAAATTGCGTAGAACGATATAGAGCAGTTGTGCCATCAGAAACTACGGTTGATGTAGCCATGTTCCCTGTTCAACCTCGAATCCATAATTATCAAGGGTTTAATTTTAAGTATATGACCGCCAATTTTATTGGCAGCTACAGCAAACATATCCATAATAAGCGCAGGGAGCGGCAAGAATTATTGTTTAGAGCAGCTGCCAAAGCAGGTCTGCCAGTAACGATTTTTGATCGAAATTCTGATAGAAAATCAGATAATTACCGCTACCCAGAAGAAGAATTCAGTTTAACGGTACGCCCTGCCGTAGATTATATGCAAACTGCCGATATCTACAGGCAATTTGCCGTATCGCTTAATGTGAATACGATTGAAGATTCTCCAACTATGTTTTCCCGTCGTGTGGTAGAAGTGTTGGCTTGTGGTGGTATTTTAGTTTCGACACCAAGTTTGGCGATGGATAGGTTATTTAAAGATTACTGCCATATTGTTCACTCTGAAGATGAGGCAGTAGCTTTATTTGAGCGTTTAAAACATGGCCCGTCCAAACAAGATTTAGAAATGGCTAAGGCTGGTGCAGATTTTGTGTTGAATCATTTTACATGGCAAAAATTTTTGGAAAAAATCGAAGCAGTGATTGCTTCTAAAAAATAATATGATGCTCTCCAGCTTAGGTTTATATCTACAACATAAGCATTTGCGTGCTTTTTTGCCCTCTAATATTCGATGCAATAATTATTTTGTGTTGTGGGGAAAAAAACATCCCAAACGCAAGTTTGTTGCTCAACATTTATTTAAACTGCCCACTGTTTATTTAGAAGACGGCTTTCTACGCTCAATCGGCCTAGGCGTAACAGGCTGCCCGCCGCTTGCTTTGGTTGTTGACGATTTAGGTATTTACTACGACACCACCCGCACGTCGCGTTTGGAGCAGTTGGTTTTGGCTGCGGACAGCATGCCGTCTGAAATCATTGAAGATGCTAGAAAAGCAATCGGCCTTATCGTTGCAAACAAACTTTCCAAATACAACCATGCACCAATCTTTTCAGACGGCCTCTCTGTCCAAAGGCCGTCTGAAAAAGAAGTTGTGTTGGTTATCGACCAAACTTTCGGCGATATGGCGGTGCAATACGGAGGCGCGGATACAGATACTTTTAAGCGCATGTTTCAGACGGCCTTATCTGAAAATCCCGATGCGGAAATCTGGGTTAAAACCCATCCTGATGTATTGAGCGGTAAAAAACGCGGCTACCTTACCGATCTCTCCACCCATGCGGAAAATGTACGTTTGGTAGCAGAAAACATCAATCCGATTTCCCTTTTGGAGCAAGCAGACAAAGTTTATTGCGTTACTTCTCAAATGGGATTTGAAGCCCTGCTGCTGGGCAAGCCCGTAGTAACTTTCGGGCTACCGTGGTATGCAGGCTGGGGCGTTTCTGACGACCGCCATTCCGGTGTAGCCGGTTTAACCGCACAAAAACGTCGCGCCCCCCGCTCGCTGTTGCAGCTTTTCGCTGCCGCCTATCTGCAATACAGCCGCTACATCAACCCGAACACAGGTAAAACAGGAACGATATTCGATGTTATCGACCATCTTTCCTCTGCCCGCCGCTTAAATGAAAAGCTGCGCGGCAATCTTTACTGCGTCGGCATGTCTTTGTGGAAACAGGCAGTGATCAAGCCGTTTTTCAACGTACCCTCTTGCCGCCTGCACTTCGTTTCGTCCTTCAAAAAACTGGAAAAATCTGTATTGCCACCTGATGCACGGCTTTTGGTTTGGGGAAACGGCAGTCAGGAATCGGCTGATTTTGTGCAAAAACACAATCTGTCCGTACTGCGAATGGAAGACGGTTTCATACGTTCGGTGGGATTAGGCTCCAATCTGGTGCCGCCGCTCTCGCTCGTTATCGACGATCAAGGCATTTACTTCAACGCAGAACAGCCTTCCCGCTTGGAACACATTTTGCAGAGCCGCGAATTTACCGCACAGGATTTTCAGACGGCCTCTTATTTGCAGCAAGCACTTACCGAAGCGGAAATCAGCAAATACAACGTCGGCAACGGCACGCTCGATATTCCGGAGACCGACCGTAAAGTACTGCTGGTGCCCGGTCAGGTAGAAGACGATGCTTCCATCCGCCACGGTTCGCCTGAAATCCGCACTAATTTGGGTTTATTGAAAAAAGTGCGCGAGCTGAATCCCGATGCCTACATCATCTACAAACCCCACCCTGATGTTGTGAGCGGCAACCGCGTCGGCGCAATTCCGCCGGAAGAAACATCACGCTATGCCGACCAAACCGTTACCGAGTGCGACATCCTCACTTGCCTGAAGCATGCGGATGAAGTGCATACCATGACTTCACTGTCCGGATTTGAAGCTTTATTGCGCGGTAAAACCGTACATTGCTACGGCCTGCCGTTTTATGCCGGCTGGGGATTGACTCAAGATTATCTGCACCTGCCGCGCCGCACTCGAAAATTAGCGTTATGGGAACTGGTAGCTGGCACCTTGATTCATTACGCCTGCTATGTCCACCCTGAATCAAAGCACCCAACAAACGCCATCACAGCCATTGATATTCTGTGTGAACAAAAAGCAAAATTACAACACACCGATTTATTTTCCAAACACTTTATTGGCAAGCAATGGGGGAAATTCAAACAAATTTGTTTACTACTAAAATAGAACAAGTGTTATAGTTATAACTATTTTATAAAAAATAATTGAATTATTATCATGGGAATCGTGCACACCAAAAGCAATTTGGAAAATTTGATTTTCCAAAATCAACGCATCCTGCTATTGCAAGGCCCTATCGGGTCTTTCTTTAAAAGTTTCGGCGATTGGCTGCGTTTGAACCATCAAAAAACCGTGTTTAAGCTTAATTTTAACTACGGAGATGAAGTTTATTACCCTCTAAGCACCGGCGATACTTTCGCCTACCGAGATACTTATCAAGCTTTCCCTGATTTTTTAACCCAATTCATCACCGAAAATGAAATCGACGCCATCGTGTGCTTTGGCGATACCCGTCCTTATCATATCGTCGCTAAACAAGTGGTCGAAAAGCTTGGATTAAGCTTTTGGGCATTTGAAGAAGGGTATTTCCGCCCCGCTTACGTTACTTTAGAACAAGATGGCGTTAATGCTTTTTCGCCCATTCCACGTGAAGCTTCTTTTTTCACGGAACAATTCTCTACCCTCAAACAACAAAACTATCAAGATCCTCCTGCAATCAAAGGTGGTTTTGTGCCTATGGCCAAATGTGCCATCCGTTACTATTGGGCAAAGAACAGCAAACACAAACGATATCCCCACTACATCCACCACCGTTGCAGCAGTATCCCGAATTATATCCGTTCGTGGGCGATTTCCGGCGTAAAACGTGCGGCCTATATGTTTAAAGACCGCAAATTCAGTCAAGAAATTCAAAGCGGCAAGTACGGCAAATTTTATATTCTGCCGCTGCAAGTATTTAACGACAGCCAAGTTCGCATACACAGCGACTTTTCTTCGGTTCAAAATTTTTTACTGCATGTATTGGCTTCCTTCGCCACGCATGCACCTGACGGCATCAACCTGATTGTCAAACACCATCCTATGGACAGAGGGTTTACTGATTACCGAAAAACCATTAATCGGTTTATCCGCCAACATCCCAAGCTAAAAGGCCGCGTTTTTTATGTGCATGATGCCCCGCTGCCCGTATTTTTGCGCCACGGCATCGGCATGGTCACGCTGAACAGCACTAGTGGTCTTTCAGCGCTAATCCACGATATGCCGGTGAAAGTGCTCGGACGTGCAAACTACGATATTTCAGGCATCACATTTCAAGGAAGCCTGGCTGAATTTTGGAAAAAGCCGACACCGCCCGCCCCTGACCTGTTTCACGCCTATCGGATGTACCACATCAACACTACGCAGATTAACGGCAGTTTTTACAGCACGGTTAATTTTCCTAAAATCTCCAACAGCGCCCCGCAGAATCATGCCTGTATCGAGAAAACCATGTTGTCCAGCCCTATGCAGACACATTGTCGATTGGAGTCTTTAACCTACGCCCCTATTCATAAAGCCTCTACCCACCATTCGGAAGCCAAAAGTCTACACAGCGTTTCCATCCGCAATATTCACAACGGGCCTAAATAACTTATATTCCATCAAGACCCATTGAGGCCGTCTGAAAGCCAAGTTTTCAGACGGCCTCAATTAGCCTAAAATAGCAGCGGTTTATTTTAGAAAGCTTTCAACATGCAATACCGCATTCCTCAAGAAAACCAAACTTCTCCCGACAATCCCCCGCCCCAAAACAACGCCGAAGGAAATTGGGAACGCAATGTGATGCGCGATGCCTTGCTGGCCTCTTACCAAGAGCAGCGGCGTACCCGTTTTTGGCGCAATATTTGGCGTGCCGTTTGGACATTAATCTTTTTATCCATCGCCGTGCATTCATGCAGCGATTCAGACAGTACCGCTCAATTCACCGCCAAATCCGGCGAACACACCGCTCTGATCACGCTCAACGGTGCTATCGGTGTCGATTATGAAGAAGATCAAGTCGGCATGCTGCGCGACAGTCTCGAAGCGGCTTACAGCAACCCCAATGTAAAAGGCATCATCATCAGTGCCAACAGCCCCGGCGGCTCCCCTGTGGTATCCAATATTGCCTTCAACGAAATCCGTCGCTTGAAGTCAGAGCACAAAGACATTCCGCTGTATGTGGTGGCCGGAGACGTATGCGCCTCAGGCTGCTATTACATCGCCTCGGCAGCCGATAAAATTTATGCCGACCCCACCAGCGTAGTCGGCAGCATCGGCGTGATCGGCGGCGGATTCGACCTCACCGGCTTAATGGACAAACTGGGTGTTAAACGCCGTCTGAAAACCGCCGGCAGCAACAAAGGCATGGGCGACCCCTTCACACCGGAAACGCCTGAACAAGCCAAAATTTGGGAGAACATGCTGGCCGACATCCATCAGGAATTCATCAAAGCCGTCAAACTCGGTCGAGGCAGCCGCTTGAAAGACAAAGAAAACCCCGATGTATTCAGCGGCAGAATCTACACCGGCAACGAAGCCAAGAAAATCGGCCTGATTGACGACCACGGCAGCGTTTACAGCGTATCACGCGATGTGATCAAAGCCCCGATGTTGATCGACTACACTCAGGAAGACAATTTCAGAAAACTGCTCAGCCGCAGCCTGCGTTCGGAAACCTCCGCCTTTTTGGAATCCATTGGCAACCGCATTTGGTAAGAGCATACAAAAGAGGCCGTCTGAATTTTCAGACGGCCTCTTTTACATATCAACAAACAGCCAATTAGACTTTACTACCATTAGCGGCGGCGTTTGTTGCGCTCGTAAATAGGCATCACTTCCGGCAACATTTTGCGGATAGCTTCCATACGGTCTTTATTGGAAGGATGGGTAGAAGCCAACGTCGCCAATGCGCCATGGTTGTGACCACCTTCTTTTTCCATTTTTTCCCATACGGTAATAGCCGCTTGCGGATTGTATCCTGCCTCGGCCATCAAACGCACACCGCCGGCATCAGCCTCTCGCTCTTGGCTGCGCGAGAAAGGCATGTTCACGCCATATTCGCTCAACAAAGCGGAAGACAGATTCACCGTATCGCTGCTCACACCGGTTTTGGCTGCCAATACCGAGCCGCCTACGCCAACCGCAATATTGGTCAACACTTGCTGGCCGATCGCTTTTTTGCTGTGTTCCAATAAAGCATGCGTCATCTCGTGGCCGACTACCGCAGCGATTTCGTCGTCGTTCAATTTCAAACGCTCAACCAAACCGGTGTACATGGCCATTTTACCGCCCGGCATCGCCCAAGCATTCAATTCGTTGGAACGGATCACGCTCATTTCCCATTTAAACGGTACGCCGGTTTGGTTGGCTTTTTCCGCATGCGGTTTCAAGCGGTTAAACACGGCCTGAACGCGGCGCGCGGTTTTGGAAGACGTATCCAATGCCTTTTGGCTGCGCGCCTCATTCATTACCTGCGCATAGTTTTTAGCCGCACCTTCATTCAAGGTTGCACTGTCGTAACCGGCAAAATCCGCCACCGAAGTACAACCCGAAACCGCCAAAACCGCCGCACACAATAAAGCGCTGCCTCGTAATGCAAATTTTGATTTCATATCTACTCCTAAAAGTGTTGTGTTTATGTCGACTTAAAACTTATTTCAAACTTATTTTCAGACGGCCTTCCTGCCAAATCAGAAAGGCCGTCTGAAATCTTTCAACCGCGTTACATTTGAATCGTACCGCGCACCGTGATGCTGATTTCTTCGGTTCCCGGTGTGGTCTGCTCAGGAACATGCGCCGCTTCGGCATCCATCGCTTTCGCGCGCATCATGGCAGGTGCGGCGCCGACCGAACGGTTGCCGATTTGCCCGAAATCCAAACGTACGATTTTGTAATTGCGGAACCCCATGTTTTTGGTCAGCGACGCGGCACGGTCTCTAAAACGCTTCAACGCAGCCTTGCTCACTTCATCTACCGTATCTTCGCGGCTCTGCTTGGATACGCGGAACGTCAGGCTCTCTAAATTGGCTTCGCCGCGCGTGTCTGCAACCAGCTTGTTGACGGCTTCGAAGTTTTTACTTTCCACCTGCAACACAGCCTGCTCTTCCCAGCCGGTTTGGGTTCGCTTGCCTTTATCGGAAAACTCGTAGCGGGGAAAAGCGCTGCGATGCAGTAATTCGGTTTTAAACTCGTTTGATGTTGCCTTGCGGGTAACGTGATTGAGCTTTTTAATAAAGTTCGCACTCACTTCTTCTTGGTTTTTACCTTCTTCATGCACACGCAGGCGGGCGGTTGCAGTGTCGCGCAACACTTCGATACTGGCGCTTTCGGAAAATT
It encodes:
- a CDS encoding capsule biosynthesis protein: MGIVHTKSNLENLIFQNQRILLLQGPIGSFFKSFGDWLRLNHQKTVFKLNFNYGDEVYYPLSTGDTFAYRDTYQAFPDFLTQFITENEIDAIVCFGDTRPYHIVAKQVVEKLGLSFWAFEEGYFRPAYVTLEQDGVNAFSPIPREASFFTEQFSTLKQQNYQDPPAIKGGFVPMAKCAIRYYWAKNSKHKRYPHYIHHRCSSIPNYIRSWAISGVKRAAYMFKDRKFSQEIQSGKYGKFYILPLQVFNDSQVRIHSDFSSVQNFLLHVLASFATHAPDGINLIVKHHPMDRGFTDYRKTINRFIRQHPKLKGRVFYVHDAPLPVFLRHGIGMVTLNSTSGLSALIHDMPVKVLGRANYDISGITFQGSLAEFWKKPTPPAPDLFHAYRMYHINTTQINGSFYSTVNFPKISNSAPQNHACIEKTMLSSPMQTHCRLESLTYAPIHKASTHHSEAKSLHSVSIRNIHNGPK
- a CDS encoding S49 family peptidase, which translates into the protein MQYRIPQENQTSPDNPPPQNNAEGNWERNVMRDALLASYQEQRRTRFWRNIWRAVWTLIFLSIAVHSCSDSDSTAQFTAKSGEHTALITLNGAIGVDYEEDQVGMLRDSLEAAYSNPNVKGIIISANSPGGSPVVSNIAFNEIRRLKSEHKDIPLYVVAGDVCASGCYYIASAADKIYADPTSVVGSIGVIGGGFDLTGLMDKLGVKRRLKTAGSNKGMGDPFTPETPEQAKIWENMLADIHQEFIKAVKLGRGSRLKDKENPDVFSGRIYTGNEAKKIGLIDDHGSVYSVSRDVIKAPMLIDYTQEDNFRKLLSRSLRSETSAFLESIGNRIW
- a CDS encoding M48 family metallopeptidase, which produces MKSKFALRGSALLCAAVLAVSGCTSVADFAGYDSATLNEGAAKNYAQVMNEARSQKALDTSSKTARRVQAVFNRLKPHAEKANQTGVPFKWEMSVIRSNELNAWAMPGGKMAMYTGLVERLKLNDDEIAAVVGHEMTHALLEHSKKAIGQQVLTNIAVGVGGSVLAAKTGVSSDTVNLSSALLSEYGVNMPFSRSQEREADAGGVRLMAEAGYNPQAAITVWEKMEKEGGHNHGALATLASTHPSNKDRMEAIRKMLPEVMPIYERNKRRR
- a CDS encoding SIMPL domain-containing protein (The SIMPL domain is named for its presence in mouse protein SIMPL (signalling molecule that associates with mouse pelle-like kinase). Bacterial member BP26, from Brucella, was shown to assemble into a channel-like structure, while YggE from E. coli has been associated with resistance to oxidative stress.) — protein: MLKPIALFTALSAAVLPVSAETLHYNVVEFSESASIEVLRDTATARLRVHEEGKNQEEVSANFIKKLNHVTRKATSNEFKTELLHRSAFPRYEFSDKGKRTQTGWEEQAVLQVESKNFEAVNKLVADTRGEANLESLTFRVSKQSREDTVDEVSKAALKRFRDRAASLTKNMGFRNYKIVRLDFGQIGNRSVGAAPAMMRAKAMDAEAAHVPEQTTPGTEEISITVRGTIQM